A region of the Pseudorca crassidens isolate mPseCra1 chromosome 9, mPseCra1.hap1, whole genome shotgun sequence genome:
CAGTATGGAAAGGACAACCTTGTCAGGTGTCTACAGACGCCCTTGAGACCAGGAAGGCTACCCCTCCCCCACAGGCTGCCTGTAAAAGCAGCTGTTCAACTCAGAAACCCCAACCTCAGAACTTCACGCCCCGACTGGAGGGGCCTCAGAGAGCCAGGGTCCGCCCACCCTCCCGGCCCGAGGGCTCAGGCCGGACCCTGCCTCCACTTGAGCCCGCCAGGAACTGGGGTCCCACCCGCTGACTTTGGTCATTCACCCAGAGGGTCTGGTGGGAGGGGTCTCCAGGGTAGGGCAGCATGGGGGCGCACCCTGGGGTTGGTCTTTTCTACTCTCTGAAGGAGCCCCCTCCCCATTTGCACAGGGGCTTCACAGTGCTGTTCAGGAGAAAATTCATGGCAGGAATGGTTTCTTCTCTGGACCCAGCACCCAGGCTCCTGCAGGCCTCCCAGCAGAGGGACAGCCCCTCCCCAGTCTGACCCCTGCCACCCGGTTAGGAGGCCTGTGATGGTGCCCCCCCCCCATCAAGGGTAAGTGACTGACATTAGGGCCCAATTTTGGTCCTTCACTCCCCTCACCTCTGCCCCCCACACCTGGCTCCCTCCAGCCACAAAGGTGAAATGAAGGTCCCCTGGCTAGGCCAGGATCAGCATCCTGTCCCTTTCTTCCATCCTAGGCTGCTTCATCACCCACAGCCCTTCCAGGTGGAGGGGCACACCTCCCCTCCGGAGCCTGGGGGTTTGGGGGCCACCCTGGATGCACAGGGTCCCAGCGGGCAGGAAGGGCAGAAGCTGCCCGCTTGTCAGGACCTCAGGCCTCCCCATCCTGATGTCACATCCTGGGCCACTCGGAGGCCTCAGCTTCCTGCCACGCCGGCAGAAATGGTGCAGGCCTGTCTCCCGTTGGCCCAGAAGCACTGCCCACCTTGCTGGCCCCGCACATCAGGCACTGGCTGGCAGCATGTTAAGAGGAGTGCAGCCGGTGGGCAGCCAGAGGCCTGAAGGCTTCCTTtcagggggctgggcaggggcgggAGGGGGCACCTAGGGTCGGGTACCCCACCGAGGGCCGGAGCAGCTCAGATGGGGGAGGCGTGATGACCTCACAGGGGCATTTTGTGAGTGGCTTCCGGGAGCAAGCCGGGGCCCTGTCCTCCCCATTCCACACCCGGGAGCGGAAGTCAGGGCCACTCCCAGGGCACTTCCCCGCCTCCAGCGATGGTGCGGCCAGGGTCCGGCGGATAACGGTGTTCATTCAAAGAGCATTTCCTTGCCCTTCGGACACCTGGGGTGGCCGCTCCCCCCAACTAACACACACTGAATGAAGGGGCCACCCACTCGCCTCCCGCAGGAAGCTCACTGCACCACACCGGCTGGTAGAAAAGAGAACAAGTCAGGTAATTTATTTGGAATGGACACATtgattacacatatatatatatatatatatatatatatatacacacatatatatacacacatatatatatgtatatatattaagaCAGATGGTTTTAACACAAATAccatcaaaataaatacatagatagtCCAATAATTTAATGCACCCGCACAGCGGGGGCGAGGCTCTGCGGCTCCGCACGGGAGGGTCCTTCTCTGCCGGGCAGGACGCAGCCCCAGCCTTTGTCCTCGCCGTGGTCAGTGGCTGGGCGCCGCCGGGGCTTCTGCCGCTCCGGACATTCCCTGAGCTCCTGCCGGCGCGGCCCGCGTCCGGCCCGACTCGTCCAGTGTGTGGTTCCTGTGGGGAGAGCGGGGAGGTTCAGGGAGCTGTGCCCGAGCCCGGTGGCTGAGCGAGCCGGAGTCCAGCCAGTGGGTCTCCCAAGGCCCGGACACGGAAGGCGCAAGCGACGGCTCCTGCCGCGCGCCCCAGCCGCGCCGCGTTGGCGAGGCCCCCAGTCCGCTCTCGACAGCGTGCCCTAGACAGAGCAGGACCTCCCCCCGACGTCCGAGGTCGACATCATCCTCCCCGAGGACCGCGTCcagcgggcgggcgggcggcacTCACCGCGGCGGCACTCAGGGCGCGCGGGCCGTCCCGGCCTCGGGCTGCCCGACGGGCGCGGCGCGCTCCTGGCGGCTGCGGAAGTCCTCCAGGGCGCGGCGGTTCTGGAAGTCGATGAGCGCCAGGGTGATGGCCGCGTTCCAGCAGCTCTCGCCCGCGCAGCGGAAGTCGATCTCCTTGCGGTCGGTGGTGACGATGGTGAAATAGACGTACTTGCCCGTACGCTCCACGCAGTCCACCTTGAGGATGGAGTGGAAGCGCAGCTCCTTGGGGCGCGCGCCGGGACCGGTGGGGAACAGGCTCAGGCAGTCAGGGGTGAGCACGCCGCGCTTCTTCTTCCACAGCTGGAACAAGCTGTCGCTGCGCTTCTCCAGCTCGCCCTCGCGCAACACCTCCCCGGGGGTCTTCATGTCGGCCGGGTGCAGCTCGCAGAAGCGAAGGCGCTCCGGTGGTGGCGGCCTCTGCAATGCGCCCCGGTGCCCGGGCGCCGTCTTTATAGCGGCCCCGCCCCACGCGCTCCGTCCGGCACGCCCCGGGCACGCCCCCTCTCGGCCACGCCCCGCGCCCCCTTCCCGGGCCCAGCCCGCCCCGGTCCCCCCAGCCTGGCCACCCCGGGGCTGCGCGCCGCACCCTCACCCCGGGTCGCCGTGGTCGCCCCCCCTTCCCCTTGTCTGCAGCCCGTTCCCCCGGCGCCCCAGATCCGTGGCCCCGTGGGGCGACTCAAtgtcccccaccccgccccggacGCCGGCCCCACGGAGGAATGCGCTGCGGCCCGCCCTGCCCGCGGTGACTCACTGCCGGGGAGCCGCGGGAAGCGCCCGAGGCCGGGGACAGCCCGGGGCGCGGTGACGGCGGGACTCAGACCTCCACCCTCCAGGCGCCCCGACACCCAGCCCTGCCGCTCGTGGGGCAGATGCAGTCGCGGCCCCAGTTCCTCCCAGGACCCCGGGGAGACCCTTCGGTGGCCCTGCCCCAGCCGGCCTTATCTCCCATCTTGCCACCCGCCGGCCGGCGCGCCTGGGACGACCTGCCCTCTTCCCCCTGGGTCGTCGGGCCGACCGGGAGAGCAGGtgttctgaacttcagttttctcttctgtaaaatgggggacgATGACACTTGTTGGATTAGGCAACGCACGGAAAATGCTAGAACAGCTCCCCTTAGTGTTCAGTAAGTGTGAGGGCCGCTCCCAGCTCCCTTCCCGGGGGCCTGTCCCGCTCCCTGGGCCCTCCTGGCGGCTGTacgtggggggagggaggacgCACCGGCGAACCCGCCAGAGGTGCTGGGAGCCGAGGGGGCGCGGAGCGCGCTGGTGCGTGGGGGGGCAGAGGGGCCTTCGGCCTGGGCCGGGCCGGGGGCGGCTGAGTCATGCCCTGCCAGCAGGACAAGTCTTTTTATttaccctcttcctttttttttttttaccctcttCCTTTAAAGGGTTTAACAGGAAGTGATCGCTGGCTCCTCCAGGGttcccggggggcgggggggggggtggcggcaGAAGGGAATCTACGGgggccccagccgctccggggccaGCACCTTCCAACACCCCGCCGGGCTGTGACCTGGGCAGGTGGTGCAAAGCAAGGGGAGCAAGGAGGGCACGAGTCCGTTGGGGCTGTGAGAGCCACGCCCCCTCCTGGTGCAAGATGGAAACGCAGGTACCCTGGTTCAAAAAGTATTAATGATATTTTCAGGACTGTGAAGGCAGAGCATAAAGCCAATGTGGGACCTTCTGGGTGcggcccggccggccggccgTGGAGCCAACCCTGCCCCACCTGCCCCCGCTCTgcggccttgggcaagtcccaaCCCTGGCCCTTCAGGGTCACCGTGAGGAATAAGGTGCACCACTGGCTCAGATGAGTGGCTTGGGCCAGGCCTCTGCAGATGGACACACCCACCTGTGCGTCCAGGGCAACTGTCAGCGGTGTGGCAGAGGGCAGGGGGTGCCCAGGACTCTGGCCTGTGGGAGGGAGCACAGGACAAGCATAGGGATGCTGGtcagtgttggggggaggggcggagCTGGAATCGGCAGGCCCGTGGGGTGGCAGGCCAGAGGGTGAAGGGAGcacagggtgggtgggtggggagacaGATCTCCCCTCAAGACAACACAGGGCAGACTTATAAGGGGGTGAGCTCCCCATCACTACAGGCATCCCAGCAGAGCTGGTAAAGGGGATTCCAGCATCAGGCAGGGTGAGACTGCTGACCCGCCTTCCCGCAGGCTCTCTGTCCTGAGGGGGCCCTGGGCTGTCGGGGCCACGGGAGAGGCAGCCCAGGGGCCAGGCTGCTGCCTCTAGGAAGCCACTGTGAGCCCCCTGGGTGTCCAGCGCTCTGCCGGGACCCGTCCAAGGCCCACCAGCCCGTTTCCCCCACCCGGGGGCCAGTCATTGGAACCTCAGGGCCAGGCAAACCACAGACACTCAGCACTgcttaagcacctactgtgtgcctgtaAGCCTGGCTGGTGCTAGGACCccgaggagaggggagaggggagaagccctgcctgccctggggagtacggggttgggggtgggcaaGAGGACAGCTTGGAGGTCTCCATGGGGAGGGCGGGGTGCCACAGGGGGATTCCCAAGGAGCCCAGGTGAGCGAGGCCCAAGGTGGGCATTCTTCCAGCCCCATTCCACAGACGTGGTAGCGGAGGCCCCAGGGAGGGCGGGGCAAGAGAGACAGGAAGGGATGTGAGAGGTCTTGAAAACCAGGTGAGGCCAGGTGAGCTGCACTTCGCCATGCCCACCCAGCGCTCCTCTCTTTGTCCCCAACAGCCAGGCCTTTCTGGGGAGAGTCAGTCGGTGACCAATGACCtgcgggggggaggggtggtctgAGAGGTGGGCGTCCACGGGAGCTGGGAAAGCAGGTCACAGGGGGTGGGGAGCCCACTGCCACTCTCCCCGGAGGATGGGGATGGGCTGGTGGAAATCCCCCCCAGGCAGCTTCACCACCAACGCCCCTGCCCCGGGGGGCCTGGAAACCCCTCCAGCCAGAGGCCCGTGGGCCGCCTGGCCAAACCAGCAGGAACCCAGAGCAAGGAGGGGACCCTGTCCCCACGCCTGAAGCAGGCCCGTCTGAGGGTCCCTCTGGAACATGAGGAGGAAGCAAAGCGCTGACCTTGCAACCCCAGCGAAGGTCTCTCGGGGAGACACCCCTGAGCCATTTGATAGCTAGGAGCCCAGAGGACCCACCAGGCTGGCTTCCTGCAGGGGACCGAGGCCCCCAGTGCGGATGTGGGCTGCGGCCCATCAGGGCGCCAGGCCAGGTtggtgctggggagggaggagccccAGACTGAGGGTCAGGGGCCTGGCACCCTCGGGGAGGCCCGTGTGGGCCCTGCTTTCTTCCTCAGGGTCACCCCATGAGGGGGGGGGGCGCTGGGTTGCTTTCTTGGTGTTTGCAAGGAACGGGTGGGGctcctcagagaagttaagtggctCAGCAGAGGTCACCCAGCCCGCCAGTAGAATTCAGATCCGTCCTATTGCATCCCGCGCCTGGGGGCAGGAACCAGCCTCTGCCTGAAGGGCTGAGCAGGTTCTGGGTTGGGGATGTTCGGTAGACGGGGAGGGGCCAGCGCGGGGCCTCGCCTCGAGACAGTGGCGTCAGAGAGCATAGGTCTGAGCCAAGTTTACTAATATTTATCCAAGGGCTGCATCCGGGATTCACGCGGAGCCTGAGgagacccccaccccccaccccctgtcccACCAGGCAGACGAGACTGGTCCCCAGACATCCGGCTGGGGACACCTGTCATCCCTTCCAGCTGGGTGAGGATGTCAGGCAgctggggcagagagaggacaCCTCTTCGAAACTCCCCGAGTGAGGTCATTTCCCCAGCGGTGACGAGGCCAGGCCCTCCAGGCTCTGGCCCAACCAGCCTGGCGAAAGGAAGATGAGGAAGCTGTGCATCACGGCAGCCCCTGTGCCTGGGGCTCTTCCTGTGAGTGGCAGTGCTCAGGGACAGCCCTGAGGACAGGTCCCCTGCTCCCCTGCCTGGAAGACACCCCCCCAcctcttgcctcttccaggaagccttctgggATTGCCGGGGCACACCCTCGGGCCTGCTCCCACCGACCACGTGACTGCCAGGCCTTGGAGTTCCATTGCCTGCTCCATGCAAGCCTGGGGAGGGCCGGGGGCAGCGGGGGACGGGGAGGCCCCAGCTGCCTGGAGTTGCAGCACCTGAGAAGTGGCCTGATGTCACCTGACCTGAGCCCCACATAGCCCATTGGCCGTGGCCTGTGACTCAGGCCTGCCCTCAGTCCCTCTCCCCAAAGCTGCAGCCTGGGAAAAGTGAGAGGTCCAAGGGCGGGAGGCAGGCCGCCTGTCCCCACCTGGTTTCAGGCTCTCACTGTCAGCCTGGCCTTGGTCTCTCAGGTTCATCCCTCTGTCTGGCTCCCTGAGCCCCTCAGCTGGAGTCCGCCAGGCAGGCCCCACCTCACAAGGCGCTGGGGATCGAATGAGAAACAGTGACACACCACCCAGAGCGCCTTTACTTCTTGGGTCCTAGCAAGCGCCCATTCATCCCTCAGTACCCTGCTCAGAAGTCACTACCAGCTCCTAAAATGCAGTGACAATGTCTTGGTCTTTGGGGCCCTCAGGGCCCAGCCCAGGCACTCGCGAAGTGTTTTTGGAAATGACTGGGCCTAAAAAGCATCTACCTCCCTGTCCAAGAGACCCAGCTCTCTGCTCAGAGCAACTGATGTCGGTGGAGActgtttgcttgtctgtgaaaccAGAACAccttggggcggggtgggggggtctggTGGCGGGGACAGGGCCAGGCTGGTCCAGGCCTGGGGGAGCTGAGAGGAGGGGCCTCTCCCATCATCACAGAATGCGGAGCGGGTAGGGGAGCCAGCTGTCATTCCTGTCACTCAGCAGAGACTGCCCAGGGCCTGGTTCACGGGGACAAGGGACCTTTCTGGAATCTCGGATGAATGTATGAACAAAATACAGGAAAGGGGGGAGGGCGAGTGGGCAAGGCATGGCCACCACCTTCTGGACGGTACTCAGCCCTTGCAGCTGCCTGGGCTGCGTCATCACAGGACAGAACATCTTGCTCCCGCCCACCCTGACCCCAGAGTCTgtgcagcaggtctggggtgggaccctgtcatgtgtatttttgttttctcttttcggtcatgtgtattttttttttccttaaagatttatttatttatttatttaggccgtgctgcgcagcatgcgggatcttagttccccaaccagggatcgaacctgtgccccctgcagtggaagcacggagtctcgaccaccggaccgccagggaagtccctgtcatgtGTATTGTAATCAAGTTCTTCACTACtttaaacatttaccaaaatagTTACCAATTGTtgacataaaaagtaaaaactggcTGAAATGATTTCAAAGCTCTATTTCAAAGTTCTGAGCGCTCCTCTCTCGCGACCCCACCTCAGGTCCACTCTTGATGCGGTTAAGTGACCTTCGATCCTTTTTACTGGGTTGGCCGAAGTGTTCGTTTTTTTCCGTGAGATGGCTCTGATAGCGCTCAGTTGTCTTTAACtgtattcaaaacaattttgttaggttgtattgtgacagctatcatatcagcgtgcatttaaaaaacatcaaaattggtgaatttttctgtagccattttaatacgggagatggaagaaaaacaacatttccggcatattatgctttattatttcaagaaaggtaaaaacgcaactgaaaggCATAAaatgatttgtgcagtgtatggagacggtgctgtgactgatcgaacgtgtcaaaagtggtctgTGAAGTTTCCTGCTGgtgatttctcactggacgatgctccatggtcaggtagaCACGTTGAAGTGGAGAGCGATCGAGACATTAATTTAGAACAAATCAATGTTacaccacgcgggagatagccgacatactcaaaatacgccgacatactcaaaatacccaaatcaagcgctgaaaatcatttgcaccagcttggttatgtgaatcgctttgatgtttgggttccacataagttaagcgaagaaaaccttgaccgtatttccgcatGCAGTTCTCTACATAAACGTAacgaaaacgttccgtttttaaaacaagttgtgacgggcgatgaaaagtggatactgtacgataacgtggaacggaagagatcgtggggcaggCGAAATGAACCGCCACCAACCACACcgaaggccggtcttcatccaaagaaggtgatgttgtgtatagggtgggattggaagggagtcctctattatgagctccttgcAGAAcgccaaacgattaattccaacagaTACTGCTCTCAATTGATGAAAAGTGTCCAAGAAGCTCTGATTCATCCACTTTATTCACCAGACACTGccccttcggatttccatttattttggtctttacaaaattcccttcatggaaaaaaatttcaattcattAGAAGACTGTTAAAGGCACCTGGAatagataaaaagttttgggaagatggaattatgaagttgcctgaaaaacggCAGAAGGTAAATGGAACAAAacgtgaatatgttgttcaataaagttcttggtgaaaatgaaaaatgtgtttttacttaaaaaccaaaagaactttttggccaacccaataaaaaatgcattggcgtttcctcaaaaaaattaagaatagcattatcatgtgatccagcaattccacttccaggtcTGTCCCCAAAAGAAGCGAGCAGAGACTTGAGATGGTTGCACACCCGTGTTCACAGCAGCCAAAGGCGGAAGCACGTGCCCGTCCGTGGACGAAcggatacacaaaatgtggtccatgtacacaatggagtattactcagccttaaaaaggaaggaaatcgtGACGcaggctacaatgtggatgaGCCTTGGGGACATTTCAcatcagtgaaataagccagacatagaagGACAAGTTCTGTCTGATTCCACTCACACGAGGTCCCTGGAGTcgtcaaatccatagagacaggaagcaggacgttgggggccgggggctgggggaggggagaggagtgagtgtttcatggggacagagtgtCCGTTTGGGAAGGTggaaagttctggagacggatggtggggATGGCTGTCCAATATCGTGAATgaacttaatgccactgagctggCTAAGCTGctagaaatggttaagatgctAAATTGTATGTAACGTGTATCCTAGCACAACTTAGAAAATGTGAATATCCACGTCTGCAGACACGAGCTTGCGTTTTTAATCTGTTTGATAGAAAGGGGGACAGgtcttgttttcttctaggtcGTGGGTGTCCCCCATGAGTCCGCCTCCCTTCCACCGGCCACACTCTCATCTAATCACCTCCTGTGCTGGGCCTCAGGCTGCAGTTCCTGTGGGCAATGTTGCCGGAGTGTCTGTGTGCCGCTGACCATACCCATATGTGCAGCGTTTCACCAGGGCAGCCGGGAGGACATGAGTTGCTGAGTTAAACGTGTCACAACTCGGACAAGATTGCCTGCCAACCCATTTACAGCCCTCCTGGCAGTCAGGGTGCCCGTTTCCCCAAAGCTGGCCGAACAATGAATGCTCTGTATGACCAATTGTGGCCCAAAACGGGGTCCAGTCTCCAGGGGCGTTTCTCTGAGCCCCATGTGTCTGCCGTCTTTGCTCTTCACATGCTTGTGTCTGTCTGAACAGCTTCTGTAGGGGGTGACGGTGGCCCTCCCCCAACAGATGTGTCCGTCTTcatcccagaacctgtgaatgtgaccttatacaGTAAAAGAGTGAATAGGGTCCCACTCACATGAGGTCCCCAGAGTTGCCattcacagagacaggaagtagacagtgggggctgggggaggggaggggcgtgAGTGTTTAACGGGGACAGAGCGTCAGTTTGAGAAGATgggaagttctggagatggatggaggTGAtgaccttatatggcaaaagatgCGATTAAATTCATGACCTTGAGAGGAGGAGCTGCTCCTGGATTATCGAGGGGCCTGAATGCCAGCACACGTGTCCTCATCAGAGACACAGGAGAAGAGGAGGCCACGTGACAACAGAGAGAAGCTGGCGGGACGCGGCCACAGCCCAGAGATGCCTGGAgccccagaagctggaaagggCAGGAGCACCCTTCCCGAGAGCCACTGGAGGAgcgtggccctgccaacaccttggttttggatttctggcctccagaaccgtaaAAGTGTAAGTTTCTGtttgctttaagccacccagcttgtGGTCAGTTGCAGCAGCCCCTGGACACTGATACAGCCCCTAGGGAGTCCGGTGCTGCGCCTGCCCCGCCCTCCCATCCACACCTTCTCACCCTCTCCTGGGCCTGCAGCCCAGTCTGATGGCAGATGGGGACCGGACAAGAGTGATGGGGTCGTTAGCTGACCGTGGGTGGTAAGGTCCAGGCTTCCCAGGGACCACCGGTGAGCTCTGAGCTGGGTTTtcaaggatgagtaggagttctcCACATCACCTGGTTTCCCCAGGCATAGACAAGGAGACGGAGCTCCTCGGATGTCTGGAATCCAGATGGAAGTACTTCCTGGCCAGGAGGGGAGCCAGAGGCCAGGAGAGCAGGTTTGGGATGTTCAGAGGGGCCTGAGCCGGTGGGACCTGGTTAGGGGGTCCCCTCGGCCCCTCCTCTGGGTAGAGACTGTGCTTTCTTTGGACAATCAGCCCCTCACCAGGCACCGCAGTCTCGGGGCTGGTCTCTGCCCGTGGCCCCTCCCATCCACCAGCCCCATCCTGGCCCCCCACCCATGAGCTGCTGAGAGGCTGGGCGTCCTGGCCCAGGGTCTCCAGGCCCCCCTACACACCACCCCAGGTATCTCATGCTCTAAACAGTGTCCCCTTGTGCCTCCCACTTTGCAGGCCAGAGGCCGGGCACTCTCTTCCCTGCTTCCTGAAGTCCACCCTCCTGCTTCTGTACCACCACCTGCCCGCCGGCGCAACTCCTGTCCCAGCCTCTAGCCCGGCTGCCTATGGCCATCTGCACGAGTGTTCtggggctactgtaacaaatgaccacacgCTGTGAAGAACACAGGTCTATTACCTtccagttctggagatcagataGGCTGTGCTGAAAGCCTGAGGAAAGACCCCGGCCCAGCCCCTTCCTCAGGGCCAGTCTCCTCCCATCGTCCTTGGAgcccctcagccctgccctgTGATGGGACCCCAAGGACCGGGCCTGGGGGTGCCTCTCACggttccctcccccacttccactgcagagctGGGAAAGGTGACCTCTCTGGGTCACAGCCTGGGGGCTGGGCTCCATCCTCTACTTGGTTCTCCTCCTTCTCAGGAGGTCAGGGTCCTGGTCCCTGGGAGGGCAGCTCCAGGAGCTCTGCTGGGACCTTCCAGCCCCCTGCCAAAAACGGGGCCACGGTAGAAGAGCCCAGACTACGCTGGCCCAGTGCCTGCCCGTCCCCCGAGACGCACGCTCCAGGCTCGCTGAGGCCCAGAGCTCCCAACTGGCAGGCACTGGGGAGGTGGCGTGGGCAGCCCTACCCGTGCCCGGGGTCGGAGTAGGAGGGCGGCTCTGGCCTCACGCGTAGGCTTCCTCTCCCGTAGCCCCAGGGTGGCAAGTGATGGGTCTCCTCACAGCCCAGATGCGTGAGCCGGGAAGGCTGAGGCTTGGTGGACACCCCCAGACTTGCAGAGGGGCCCTGGAGAAAGCCCCCGGCCCGAGAGGGAAGAGCCCGCAGAGGGCGTGTCTGTGGGGTCTCCTGCCCCTGTCCTCCTGGGCCTGGGCAAGGTCCACAGACCCCACGAGCCTGGAGCCCAGCTGGGCCGGGCCAGGCCAGGCCTGTTAGGTTGCCATGGAAAGTCACATCCGGCCACCGCCCTGGAGCTGAGTCTGCGTGGCCAGGCTGGCTCAGTGACTGGCCGGGTGGAGACACCTCGGGGCGGACGGGGCTCCACCCAGGCATACCAAGTGACTTGGCCTCGGGGTGTGTGCGAGCCTCACCCTCCCGGCGGCCTGAGGCGGCAGGGCTGAAGGGGGTCTCCAGGGTCAGCGCCCAGTGGGAATCCACAGACAGAGGGCCCCAGGCTCCGAGGCTGTGAGGCGGATCCCAGGCAGACAAGGTACCCGGAGAATCACACCAAGTTCAGAGGGACCGAAAGCTCAGCCAGGGCCGGGGAGGGGCTCTGGAGGTCCTGCTGTCGGGGGCCTGAATGGCTGGGTTTGAGGTCATGGGCTCCCGTCCCCCACGGGGCTCTGCCCTCTGAGCTTGGGGCTGGGAGGACGTGTCCGCCTCCACAGGAAGGAAGTTGCTCGGAAGGACTCGGAAGCAGGGGCCAAAAGCCCAGGTGTGGCTGCGCCGGGCAGGCCGTTGGCAGGGAGCCAGGGGCCACCCACGCTTGGGACAGTGCCCTCCAGCAGGGCCCCAGCCCCGGAGACAGCCCCTGCTGCAACCAGGGGCTTGGCTGGTGGCCAGGGGCTCCCTCAGGGTGCAGCTGGAGGTGGCCCCTCTCCCACCGGGCCTCTGCAGCCCACCCAGCGTTGCCCAGCCCACTGGGCACTcagaggcggggagggggggagcaGTGCTGGGAGGTGTGGAGGAGACAGTCTGAGCAGAGGGCAGGTCAGAGGTCAGCAGCACTACCAAGACAGCCCAGCTGCCCACCTCTGGGGCAAGGCTTGGTGggaaccccaccccaccccccacagcccccacaAAAGCGCTCAGGGAGCAGAAGCCCAG
Encoded here:
- the PHLDA2 gene encoding pleckstrin homology-like domain family A member 2, translated to MKTPGEVLREGELEKRSDSLFQLWKKKRGVLTPDCLSLFPTGPGARPKELRFHSILKVDCVERTGKYVYFTIVTTDRKEIDFRCAGESCWNAAITLALIDFQNRRALEDFRSRQERAAPVGQPEAGTARAP